A region of the Hylaeus volcanicus isolate JK05 chromosome 5, UHH_iyHylVolc1.0_haploid, whole genome shotgun sequence genome:
CACGCGTAAGGGAATATATTATCACAAGTCTCTCTCGACATTTACCAcagatgaaaaatgaaattctacgCCGCGTCGTCTGGGAACATACGACAGAAAAATGGAGGAACACAAGCGATCAAATTAATCGTCCCTGAGGTTGGATTCGCATTCAACGAACTCTCATGCTAAACCCCTCGTGAGAACACAGCCTGCCCACTTCAAGATTTCTAACCGCGTTTAATCCTCCAACGAGTGCATCTTGCGCCATACTGCGCCTGCACTTCCGCCATTCGCTattcaatttccttttccCAGGGATTATACTTCACCGAGAAGAATGCTTTGTAACGCGCCTTCGCTCAAGATTGATAACGGTTCAGATGTTCAGGgaaattccaaaatttctGTCGCGATTTCTCACAAGTTTAACTTGGAGTTTATAGCTTGGTTTATAGCTTGGAGAGTTTAGATTTTAGGGTTTAGTATATTGTTTTGTGAATTCGACCCTCAAGAATACCCATCAGAAACATAggtattgtattttaatattgctcGATGACGATATTACGTaatcaagtaaatattttaacattttttaatctgtttatctgtataaatattattttaatttaattatgtttcttaattaaacatttattaattgctTTTCATGTCTTCTATCAGACATcgttacatttcatttaattcttactGTACATTGTTTTGCATTTGCTGAATTGCCTCTATTCataattgttatattaaaaatgctaCTAGTCTGTTGGGGCCCACTGGCTCCCCtgtagctcgggtacctcgggattgctacacccgtactgtagctacaatcaaacatagctacagcccctgagagCACTCGTAAAGGAACTAGGATAATGTTAACGTCGACAAATTTAGCTtctaaaatacaaagaaaataataggaTTAtagcagtttttttttacgtattaTGAATAATTGTCCCGTGTTGAAACTTTATGTATAGTTCGTACCTGTGTCATGAGGGTACAATTTTTTCaggcaaaagaaataaatatgcataGTTACACTCATACTTTTTATGTCTGAGAACATTGTCCTGTAAAACAATGATTTCCAAATGCATTAAAAGCCAACTCCATAAAAAAATAGGATTACTATGCCCCTCTCGGAAAAACGTAATTCTGAGTAGAAACAACGACTAATGACCAGACATGGCAAATTGGCGATACATCTGACAATTACTCGCAGTTTCTACTTGAATTACCGTTTGCATTCTCTGTAAAGATGGAGTCTGGTACAGCATCGTCAACTTTTTAACGATCTAACTTGTTAAAAGCATTtcaaatcaaaaataaaataatatcactGCCAAATACGACAAGTTCTGTaccaagaatttttaaaattcattttctcgaaaacgcaAGCTCGTGTccaaaaattctattgttcATTTTCGATGCAGCTTTGCTTGTTCATCTCCAGCCTTCCTATTAATATAGGCTGTTTCCTGAGTTTTGTAGCATACTCTACAGATCATGTTCTCCTTCATCCAGTATCTACTTGCTGTCCATTCAATCCCTAATTTAAATCTTGCTACTATCTTTACTTTCCCGGTCTATCCTCCTTCGTGTAAAAGCTTTGCTATATCTTTCTGCACTCATCTCAAATATTCTATTACGTATCTTGAATCTGTTATCTTTCCTCTCCTTTCTTCTAGCAGGTTCTTTTCATTTCCGTGtttccattcttctattacatttttccCCTCCTCGTCTTTTCTTCTACTTCCCATCTGTCCCTTAATGCTGCATGTAGCTTTTCTCGCGTTTTCCCCAGTTTGTGTTCTTCCGTTTTATCTTATCCATTTCTTTCCTGCGTtcttttagtaattttttcttctacttcgttttatttttccttcgtATTTCAATCTCCCTAACCTAAATCTTCCTATCATCTTTACTTTCCTGCTCTTTCCTCTTTCATCATTTTTGATAGCTGATCTTCGTACGAGCGTCCGCccttaacattaatttaaatatgtcaGAAGGTTGTAAATTCCATACGACACAGGTTCGAAGGAAAGATTGGATATTTCATTATAGAATTCACTCATCGTGTAAATGCATTACTTGCAGGGCCACCGAGGGCGGTCTAACAGCGGATGCGGCTGCAGCAGGTGCAGGTTCCGGTGAGATCGTCGGGGGTCCCAGGACGCCTCAGCAAATCGCCTCGCAGAAACGATTGCAGGCGACGCAGGCGCAGGTCGACGAGGTCGTCGACATCATGAAAACGAACGTTGAGAAGGTCCTGGAACGTGATCAAAAGCTCTCCGAACTCGATGATCGGGCAGGTGAGATCAAATGGAGCGGATCCACTTTAATCATTCACCTTTATagaactttttcaatttttaatactaaattttccatttattagATGTAGAGTCCAGAATAGtacttaaaaaatttttaatattagatttttaatttattaagtgtACACCTTAATCCTGTGCTTTTCTAAAATAACCTtgcgatttatttataaagaaaactttgatttatatacgagacaaacatataacttttaattttatcttagTTACATATTTCAAGAAAGCAGATGTAATTGTAAAGACAAAATTGcgagttaatatttttatgtatactatttctATTTAACCATACATCGAATGTAAAGGcgcggaattaatttctacgtctaatataaattataatatataatttagtagttaaatttaattggagACATTGTATCTTTGTCTGCGTTGAAGAGGTTAACAAGTTCAACAAGCATTCtttcatgtaattttattttaaagaagttTACAGAAGATGATTTAAACTTCTCGTAatactgaaataattatttcaaatgactGTATGTACGATATTACTTTTACGACAAAGAAAGGGATGGCAAATTATCTCTGTCACGTAGTATTACGACTACATTATTGAAATTAGTTGGGAATAAAAAGTTAAAGGATTCTATTTCATTAAACAACGAGACGTACAATACTGCCTACCGAAGGTGTCAATTTGACGTGATGTGTAAATTGTTCATAATGacattgaataaattgaactGTGCTCTGTGAGATGGTGAGGTTGAGGTGACTTAGCGACGTAAATGGTGcaatctttcttttaaaaaacccaaaaagaaattaattttatgtaaaggAATTCTTCTAAGTTGGGAAGCGTTCTAGATCTTATCAATAAGGTTGACCCTAGAACGAAACGCCTTCCAACCGATAAGAATCCCTTcccataaaattaattcttttgaaatttcttacaaaaagAATACACCTTCTGTCTcctcaattaatattttcattttaaatatcgcgATTGctgaatatcaaattttcaaaataaagtgTAAGAcgattgataaaaatgaacaaagtcagtaaaagttacaaatataTGTCTTAAGTTAGTACTGTAAAGAAATGATCGTTCAGAATTTAACAAGTTTCACCCCAGATTGCATAAAATATAAGCAAACATACACGCTGGTTTTCAATCGATGCGAGAAATGcaattgaaacgaaaaattgaagaacTCACGAATAGTCGGCCATGTTCGTCCAAACGTAACTTCATTCATTTTCTGCATTAAAGCTGGATTAAAGCGGTGCACGCCGATGTCAATTACAGTGACTCTTGCGAATCGATGCAGTTGTTCCGAGGCTGACCATTATCGACCCTTCTTCCCTGCACGTGGTCTGACTATATCGTGACTTTTGTCACTGTCTACTTTAATTAAAGGGGTACTCCTTTACTGTAGCTCAACAAATAATTCTTGTTGCTCAAAacctttaaaatattctatttataaatatatctaaattacattaataaaatgtttgaattgtCAATATCACAACCGTTTTATTAGGCGCAGAACGAATTCATTCGTAATAGAAAATCatacaacttttaatcttcTCCCAATCAAGCATTCTAAAACAATACATAaagttgtcaaaataaaatgttggaACCAATCTGTATGTTTCATTACTATGAAGGGTGATAGTTGACTGAAATAGTAAAAGTTATAAGAAAATCGCAAACAAATACTCTTGATAATTGACACTCTCGTGAGATTCGAATGATCTTTTTGAAGTCGCGCAAGTTACACATCTGTGCAACTGATTACGATAATGTAGTCTCAACGTAGAGACACACAATGGAGTCCCTTGTGATGTTGGAAGCCATCAGTGAAATCTCTAGCCCTCGGTGTGTATCCATCGTCATTGTCTCGCGCATTCCAGTTCCTCGTCATAAAAGTATCGTAGCATTTTATGTCCAAGGAACCAAAAAACCTTACACcaacatcttttttttttttcaattgcacGTCTCTACAAGTCTTCGAAACGAAATCTCCATTGTTCTCAGTAGAGACTTCGTTGACCTAAAATTTACGCAAACACTTTGATtgaatctttttataaaactgtaaaagtTAGAAGTCCTATTCTGAAACAAGCTTAGACTAGACCAGGTATCATGGTGATACTCGAACTAACGACttggaatttctttcttcaGACGCGCTACAGCAAGGAGCGTCACAGTTTGAGCAACAAGCAGGGAAACTGAAAAGGAAGTTTTGGCTTCAAAATCTAAAGGTAATATCTGTTTCATTGGTATCAGTCATTTTTATGTTCTTTATATCGAACAGTGTGACGACTATATAGGCATTcagaacaaaattcataactttcaAGTTGATCAATTTTTAGCATAATATTCTTGATACTTTCTTaaagagaatataaaaatagtttcattcataaaaattgaggtaattatttcacttatttaataaaatttcttaatttattacacaaaaaattaaggcaaattattattattacatttaaattacgCATCTATTTGAAAGATACTGCAATATTCAAATCGacttataaaaatgatattaaagaaagaaacactACCAGTGTCACGtctttgaataaaatgcatagattttttctttagttttatCCTTGATTTGAACAATAAATTCATGTATTAAGTAAATGTTATCGATAATGTCACAAACTACATTCTTTtactaatatttcaaaaaatgaatatcgtttacttattacataattaagtttattgtacatacattaTTTGTATCCTATACTTCTGTTCCTAATTCTATCCttatacttgaattttgttcattaaatGTCGCACGGTGTATCGGTTCGATATTGACCGTTTCGCTCGGCTTTATTCGCAGATGATGATCATCATGGGCATCATGGTGCTGATCGTATTGGCCATTATTGTCGGTAAGTAACCAGAAGCATAGATGCATTTTGAGAAAGCTAACGACACCGCCGTTgtctaaatattttgtatcatCTGGTTCGATGTGTCTTTTCACGATTTCGAACGACTAATTCGTCGAGCTATatgtttttcgaaatttgCCAAAATTCCAGCCCCGTTACACTACAAGCGTAACCTAGGTGACTTTAGGTAATGCTTTTAGGTGACTCTGGCTTTGATAAAAATCGATGACTACATATCTGTGGGATTCCCTGAATATACCAAGGGTAAAGAAAGGATTTGCACGCTTATTAACGTTTCGTTTTCTAAgacaatatattgtataatagagCACCAAAACATGTACATTATGCTCGTTATACTTCTTTACTTCTTAAACagttatctttaaaaaaaaactgagtGTGCAAATGCTTTGTTGACCCATTGTAGACTCTTTCGAAGAGACTCGAGTGAATTTTCGAATACAAACGCGAATCAGACTGCTGACTGAATCAGTCGTTCTCGGCTACTGTCTCTGTCAATCTACATTTCCGCGCTGAGAAAAGTACCACGTGAACAAGAAATTGTGTTTGCACGACGCCGAGGGACGTTGACGTCCCGAGTGAAGTCTTGCCGAATAAGCTTGCACGGCACTCTAGAAATTCCTCCGAAATCCCGGAGAAATTTCACGAGCGTTCTCGAGATACTTTCGTCGACAAAAGTGTCACCGTGCGTCGCGCGAGTCATAACATTACGACTGTTCTTCTCGATCACGAGAAAACTGGCGAAAATCGCTGATACGATGTCAAGGGAAACGCTAAGACATCATTTCGTTAcgcataaattttattcaccTACGAGGGAATCGGAAGTGAGAACGCGATATACTTTGATGAGCCGCCATCTGAAATTGTAGGTCTCGACGAATTGGTTGAGAAACGCCACCGTCTTAGGGACATTTCACCAATCGTTTTCGAGATAAAGGAATTCAAGTGTCGAAGTTTAAAAGTCCTTTGACAAAACGATGTCGATTCACATTTTGCAAGAAAAGTGACACAAAtcgaaatatagaaaaattattgctATGTGTCGATTgtgttctataaatatcgaacttTACATAGGAAACGTTACTTTGATCAACTTCGGTATTTCTAGTATTCTAAGTTTGCAATATGAGTAAAAAAATCCCATAACACAATGAATACCTAAttacttgtaaataaagtaaaccTAAATGATTTATCATTTCCTTTAGATTTACTTTACCTGTGACACGCTTAAAAATGGTTCTCGAAGGGCTCCATTTTCTTTTGCctcttataaaatttatattcttcgtTTTGCGTCACTTTTCTTGCGTGGGTGCAATATATAGGTGATATAGTCATAGATCTTGATAAAAGGAACAGAAAAGACCgatataatttttcctttaagTGAACATTAACAACTGAAAGTGCAGTTCTTCATTGGAGTCCCACGCGACATTGCGTAGACTTGACAAGATGGCGGCGCACATAGTGTACCGATCAAAGCACTTGGCGTGCAAAAAGAGAATTGCATTTTCAGCTATATCTATTCATTTGatcagaaaattatataaaactttGCTGTTCCTTTTATCGTGATTGACAAATCCGTGCCGTTATCTAGTCGATATTACAActtcaaaatttttacttaACCTTATCCACCTTGTTGACTATCTAACTGAAATAGTTGGGTAATTAACAAGTAATTCGGTTGAAATCTACAATTTGAGACTCATCAAAAAGGTATTTAACCCTCGTTAACCTCGGCTGAGTAGTTTCGACTCAGTCGCGAACAAAATAACGATCGACAATCTTTCTCGAGTTCGCGAAAAATTTACTGTTTCGCTCAGGATCTAACGCGACATTTCTTACTGATCATCATTTAACGTGTGAACTCAATGTGTTTCTCTTTTCCCGTCTAGTGAAATTCATGTAGACGCGCTGATGGAAGAGATTTGTGTGTGAGTGAGTCTGAAGGTAGAAAGCAACAAAACTGCGACGTTGCGTATTACTGTTgtatctctctctctatctttctctctctctctctttctctcctccccccctctctctctatctatctatctatctatctctGTTTTTCTACTTCTGTTTTCCCTCTGTTACGTTCCTCAACccttttttttcatgtaggaCGTGTGTACGCGTACCTGTATACGGATATGTACATCTCCGTTCTCGTTGTTCTATACATCACCAGACTCCATAGCCCTCAGCCCTTCAGAATTTCTACCTGACGTTTTGAAGGCGTGCCCCATGCAAGTG
Encoded here:
- the LOC128877019 gene encoding vesicle-associated membrane protein 2-like gives rise to the protein MATEGGLTADAAAAGAGSGEIVGGPRTPQQIASQKRLQATQAQVDEVVDIMKTNVEKVLERDQKLSELDDRADALQQGASQFEQQAGKLKRKFWLQNLKMMIIMGIMVLIVLAIIVAKFMPESAPPPPPYAYPPPGMPAQLPPAPAAAPAAASSGGTGSQSGSQTAGAALVGNLNGIHSVM